Within Runella rosea, the genomic segment AAATCGGTACAGAAAGTAACTCGGAAATAACGGCGGTATCCCGTTTCACCCGCCGCTTTTTCCGTTTCATCAATTTCATGGTTGGTTGTGTGAGGAAGGGTGGGCAATTTTGCCCTGAACAAAAAAAACAGCCAATCATGAAAACATTGCTCTACGCCGCCTTGGCGCTGCTATCATCTTGCATTCCTCCCCACGCACACGTGCATCCAGATTCGGACAGCCCCAAAAAAGGGATTGTTTCGGGCCGCGTCGTTGACACCAGCGGTAAGCCCTTGGCCAACGCCGATATAGTAGTCAACAATTCTCAATTTTATAACAATAACATCTTGGGAAAAACCGATGCCAACGGGCATTACAGTCTATCGGTCAATGCTGGCTCATGGTACGTTCGTGGTACAGTGACCGTCCGTTTTGACAACAAAACCTACGTCCTTGATTTATTTCCCGAAACCACGGGGGCATTTGCGGGCACCGAAGGCGCTATTCGTAACCTGCGTTGGAAGTTGACGGGAGAAAAGCCAAAAGAGTTTGGCATGTCGGGACACTACGGTGGGTCATTGGACGTGTACGGTGCCATCGGAGAATTCTTCGACACCGACAACGTGGAATTTACCTTTAAGCCAGTGGGAACGCTCATTGACGGTAGCACGGGCAAAACCTTGACGGTAAAAACGGGCGATGAAAATGCCAAGGACATTCCTCTCGGAAAATATACCGTTACGGCCCGTTATCTGCCCACCAATCAACCGATGCTACTCCGTCAGCGCAATGCCAATCAATCATACAAAAACTCGGTCACGGCTAGTTTTGACCCTACTTATCCAGGCGCTACCGGCAGTTATCAACTCACCTTGGAAGTAAAGCTCCCCTAGCCAAATCCGTTATCGCAAAAGAAAAGCAGTACTGCCTCCCTATTTGCCAATTTTATGTGAATTAAACCGAGATTATCATTATTTTTGAACACCGCAAAAACAGTTTTTTTCAGAATGATAAAGTCGGATTCCTAATGATAAACATGGTAAAAATAAAAACGGCAGTCCTCTTTTGTTTCGTTATTAGCGTCACGAACCCCGTAAAAAGCCAACCCAAGGGAGATTATCCAATTAAGCCTGTTCCGTTTACGGCGGTGAAAGTCAGTGATCAGTTTTGGGCACCGCGCATCAAACGCAACCATGATGTTACGATTCCGATTGCCTTAGAGCAGTGCTACAATACGGGGCGCGTCAACAATTTTTTGTTTGCCGCCAAAATCAAATCGGGCAAGTTTTGCACCGAATACCCTTTTGACGATACCGATATTTACAAAATTTTGGAAGGAGCGAGTTTTTCGTTACAAACATTTCCCGACAAGCAATTGGAAGCCCGCCTTGACACGCTCATTGAATACGTAGGTAAAGCGCAGGAACCCGACGGATATTTATATACCAATCGAACCATCGACCCCCTACACACGCACCCTTGGTCAGGTTTGAAACGCTGGGAAAAAGAGTCTGATTTGAGCCATGAATTGTACAACAGCGGGCATTTGATTGAGGCCGCTGTGGCACATTTTCAGGCCACAGGCAAAAAAACGTTGTTAAACATTGCCATCAAAAACGCGGATTTACTCTGCCGAGAATTTGGCCCCGGCAAGCTAGACCACGCACCTGGCCATCAAATCATCGAAATGGCGCTGGTAAAACTCTACCGCACCACAAACCAGAAGAAGTACCTTGATTTGGCCAAGTTTTTTCTAGACGTGCGGGGCAAAGGCAAAGAATACAGCCAGGACCATAAAAAAGTAACGGAACAAACGGAGGCCGTCGGGCACGCCGTTCGCGCCACTTACATGTACGCTGGCATGGCCGACGTAGCCGCCATCACGGGCGACAAAGCATACCTCAACGCCATTGATAAAATCTGGGAAGACATCATCGACGACAAGTTTTACCTCACGGGTGGCATCGGTGCAGCGGGTGGCCATGAAGGATTTGGTGCTCCTTACGAATTGCCCAATATGTCGGCCTACAACGAAACCTGCGCCTCTATTGGTAATATTTACTGGAATTACCGCCTTTTTCTACTCCACGGAGATGCCCGTTTTTACGATGTGCTGGAGCGAACGCTCTACAACGGCATGGTGTCGGGTGTGTCACTCAGCGGCGACCGCTTTTTTTATCCCAATCCGCTCGAATCTTTGGGGCAACATTCACGGAGTGCGTGGTTTGGCTGCGCCTGTTGCCCAAGCAATGTGTGTCGGTTTATTCCGTCTGTTCCAGGCTACGTTTATGCCCAACAAAATGACCGCATTTTTGCCAATTTGTTTATGAGCAGTACCGCCGAAATCATGCTCAGCGGAACCGCCGTTCAAATTGCCCAAACGACCAACTATCCGTGGAACGGCACCGTTGACTTCACCTTGAACCCCGCCAAACACAAAAATTTTGAGATGGCCATTCGGATACCCGGCTGGGCGCAAAACCAACCACTACCGAGCGATTTGTATTCTTTCACCAAGAAAGATGACACTCCTTTTACATTGATGGTCAACGGCAAACCCGCCGCGTACCGACTCGAAAATGGCTACGCCATTCTCAAAAGGGAATGGAAAAAAGGTGACGTTATCCACCTGACATTACCGATGCCCGTTAGGCAAGTAGCCGCCAATACGAAAGTAGTTGCAGACCAAAACAAAATTGCGCTTCAACGCGGCCCGATTGTGTATTGTGCCGAATGGCCCGAGCATTCAGAAGGTCGGGTGCTCAACTTAGTGGTCAACCCCGAAACTGCTTTTACGGCCAGTTATCGTCCCGATTTTCTGGATGGTGTCACCGTGATTAAAGCGGAAGTTGAACAATCCAAACGGACAATGGACAATCAAATTAATGTCTCCAAAGCTACTTTTGAAGCCATTCCGTACTATGCTTGGGCTAACCGTGGGCCAGGTGAAATGGCCGTTTGGTTTGGAACAAAACCCTCCGCTTCGCGCCCTCTTCCCGCTCCTACTATCGCATCCAGAAGTAAGCTTTCGGCCTCGCACGTTACCAAAACGCTCATCGCACTCAACGACCAAGCTGAGCCCAAAAACTCCAACGACCACGACAATATTTACTACCACTGGTGGCCCATGAAAGATACGCTTCAATGGGTTCAATACACGTTTGATAAACCCGAAACCATTTCATCCACCAACGTTTATTGGTTTGACGACGGACCGTGGGGCGGGTGTCGCGTGCCTGCTTCGTGGCGGTTACTATACCAAAACGACGCAGGAGAATGGAAACCCGTTCAACCAAAAGGTGCATTTGGGATAGCAAAAGACCAATACAATGAGCTCTACTTTGAACCCGTAACGGCCAAAGCTTTGAAAATGGAAGTAATGTTGCCTAAGGAGTACGCTGGAGGAATTATTGAATGGTCAGTAAAGTAATATGAGGGATTTTTTGCACTTTTTCCCATAAAAATATTATTTTGCCGCCTTACACAACCTATGATGAATATTCCCGACACCTCTGGTACGCATACGCGCGACGCGTACGTGAAAGATTGGCGTAACACCTACCATCTTCATCTTGCTGATTATGAGCGCTCCAGGGCCTCTTTTGTGGCTGGTTTATTGCCTGAATTCGCCGTCAAATTCGACGTTTTTCAGGTGTTAAACATCCTGCAAAAAAAACTCGGCACCGAGACAATGCTGCGGGCACTCAACCCAAACGAAACAATTTTATCCCCATTAGCCACACAAAAAGACAGCCAATGGCTCAAAAAATCCAACATGGTCGGCGTCAATGTGCGGACCATTGGTAGTTTTTGGAACGTCGTCGGCTATGCGCTTACCCTGCCCAAGTTCCATGATTCCATTCACCTTCTACCCATTTGGGAGCCCGGTGTAGTGGGAAGTTTGTACGGAAAAGTAAGCTGGAACATCAACCAAGAGTTTTATAGCTGGCCGCTTCAACAAGCCATTCCGTGGTTGGATACCGTAGAAAAACAACTGAAAGCGGTCGTTAATTTACTGCACGCGCTGGGCAAAACTGTAGGCTTGGACGTGATACCGCACACCGACCGTTTTTCAGAAATTGCGCTGATTCATCCCCGCCTTTTTGAGTGGGTTCGCCGCGATGGTGGCCGACTAACCGACCATTCGGAGCATGTTTGGCAACAGGTAGAAGAAGTGATTTGGCAGCACCTCCACTACTGCGGCACCGCCGACGGCAGTGGATTGTATTTTGACAAATCCATCCTTTTTGACCCGAGCATTCCCTTGCTAAGTGATAAACGGCGACAGGAAATTATTTTTGGTTTTGACCAACAACAACGATTGCACCGACGCATTGAGTTGATGAAGGATTTGCTTGCCCACGGCTTCGAAACCCTACCCATGACCATGGCGCCACCCTACCGAGGACTGCATATCAATCCAGAAGTTTTTGTGCTTGATGAACGCGGAACGCAGTGGTTTCAATACGATTTTGACCATCCTGAGGGTATGTCAAGGGTGTTTGGACCACTAACACGCTACCGTTTTTATCATTCCAAAAATGACAATCAGCACTGGGAGCTGGATTTTGAACGCCCAAACATGGATGCGTGGAATTACTTCTCGCGTAAATACCTTGAATGCCAACAGGAATTCAATTTTGATTTTATGCGCGGCGACATGGCCCACGTACAAATGCGCCCCGATGGTGTTCCTGCCCAACCTGATGCATTTTACGACCCACTAAGCGCCGTTAAAAAATATATTCAGCGGCGCGGAACACCCCACTTTGCGTTTTACGCCGAGACCTTCATTGCTCCCCCCAATGTAATGGGCTACGGCGATGAGTTTGACCATTTAGAAGCCATTCACGCCGACGCTACGCTCGGGGATTTGCAAGCGGCGGTCATCGACTCCCCCGAATTCCGG encodes:
- a CDS encoding carboxypeptidase-like regulatory domain-containing protein, yielding MKTLLYAALALLSSCIPPHAHVHPDSDSPKKGIVSGRVVDTSGKPLANADIVVNNSQFYNNNILGKTDANGHYSLSVNAGSWYVRGTVTVRFDNKTYVLDLFPETTGAFAGTEGAIRNLRWKLTGEKPKEFGMSGHYGGSLDVYGAIGEFFDTDNVEFTFKPVGTLIDGSTGKTLTVKTGDENAKDIPLGKYTVTARYLPTNQPMLLRQRNANQSYKNSVTASFDPTYPGATGSYQLTLEVKLP
- a CDS encoding glycoside hydrolase family 127 protein, which codes for MVKIKTAVLFCFVISVTNPVKSQPKGDYPIKPVPFTAVKVSDQFWAPRIKRNHDVTIPIALEQCYNTGRVNNFLFAAKIKSGKFCTEYPFDDTDIYKILEGASFSLQTFPDKQLEARLDTLIEYVGKAQEPDGYLYTNRTIDPLHTHPWSGLKRWEKESDLSHELYNSGHLIEAAVAHFQATGKKTLLNIAIKNADLLCREFGPGKLDHAPGHQIIEMALVKLYRTTNQKKYLDLAKFFLDVRGKGKEYSQDHKKVTEQTEAVGHAVRATYMYAGMADVAAITGDKAYLNAIDKIWEDIIDDKFYLTGGIGAAGGHEGFGAPYELPNMSAYNETCASIGNIYWNYRLFLLHGDARFYDVLERTLYNGMVSGVSLSGDRFFYPNPLESLGQHSRSAWFGCACCPSNVCRFIPSVPGYVYAQQNDRIFANLFMSSTAEIMLSGTAVQIAQTTNYPWNGTVDFTLNPAKHKNFEMAIRIPGWAQNQPLPSDLYSFTKKDDTPFTLMVNGKPAAYRLENGYAILKREWKKGDVIHLTLPMPVRQVAANTKVVADQNKIALQRGPIVYCAEWPEHSEGRVLNLVVNPETAFTASYRPDFLDGVTVIKAEVEQSKRTMDNQINVSKATFEAIPYYAWANRGPGEMAVWFGTKPSASRPLPAPTIASRSKLSASHVTKTLIALNDQAEPKNSNDHDNIYYHWWPMKDTLQWVQYTFDKPETISSTNVYWFDDGPWGGCRVPASWRLLYQNDAGEWKPVQPKGAFGIAKDQYNELYFEPVTAKALKMEVMLPKEYAGGIIEWSVK